A segment of the Ischnura elegans chromosome 13 unlocalized genomic scaffold, ioIscEleg1.1 SUPER_13_unloc_1, whole genome shotgun sequence genome:
AGAAGAGAAGTCATTTCGCTTTCCGTCCCCCATGGCATGGCACTGTGGAATCCAGCGTTGTCTCCTCTGAAAGCGGCCAGAATTTCATGGCCCGTCGAGGGCACAGCACCCAgccagattgaaatgggtgctGTGGAGACCGTGGCATGCTCTTACTCATTTGAAGCCATCCGTAGAGACATATGATCATAGAAAGTGCGGTGCTGTGCCGTCTGATGGTagtctaacaaggggagaccacgaaacttgctctgcctttttcaatgccgtattttttatggcctttggaatggtgaacacatccctgagctagtagtggttccgttgaatgggccttaatttggccgtaattaattaattttcatgcgctACTTTTCTtaagccgcgtatagtttcataatcacccaggggaccagggttcggagCTTTGTGCTGGCTATATATTTTGTTgacttcattgtgatcatacggtgtcaactttttcgtttattttaattgcgacaagcatagacgtgagactattttttatcatcataatggcgtttaggtatttaagcagtgtcatttccagcgcagagaagtgaaggctccactttctactctcctcaaaaacatactgAAAGATTAgcggggggctaaaacagtggctttttttctcgaagaaatgacatttgttggtgggcatcttgttattaattggaagggctacggaagattttgggaagcggcgagcacaagacacatttggtgtaattgttgcttttaaccctctaacAGGCACGACTTTTATTTCTACATAACCGGGCGAATGGCATACTTTGCCCATGtcatgtgcatatatgataacactcgatttttgttaaaattaatctttatttgtagaaattagtaaaatcttgtacatttataggtgaaaCAGATATAAAAGTACACAGGTGGTAGaaggccggtcgcgcggcgtaatttatacgccacgtgtgacgggttcctcttgctgatctaaaaacattagctacaatacctcgaactttgaaaatttgcaatatagacaatcaaagtacattgtaggaatacacgaggccattatagcccagaatatACGTATGATGTTGCAATCCTTGGTTTTTGAAGATTGacatattttatacgccagcacgcccggtccagggtcatcaacttttatttcatcctatttattaatggaaattatatggTGGGATAGGATGGTTGTTTTAGCACGTAGGTACTGTGTTAGTAAACTCcgtttggagtaaagtgaattacaagtgttccagaaatatggcattttgtaatcgttttgtgttcttattaattatgtccgTACGTACGTTGCTGATCGCCGccagcctttaatggcatgtgctctcgcaagagtggttttcatttttaatgtagaagttgatcagtataagaaatgaaaaaattaacattttggcgaacaccaacccttgctattgtagtcgtcgtatctccgtacttgaaatgacactgcttaaatacctatacgccattatgatgataaaaaatagtctaaCGTCTACACATGTCACAaataaccttttccctaccgtacacgtatatacgtgtggacgtttcctgacccgggagaccacgggcgtatatgtacgtgtgagattttcccggtcaagaaaatgAAACCCGTATACAtatgttttctagctctccccctttcaggatggtcgtgggtttaggtcgcctttgtcttcGGACCCAACGCTttggggtttaggattaaccctccgaatccgggagcaggtacccggacccttcgtcttttaaaacccctctcagcggtaagggacagcagtcatacaattgtttatagagtcaattttcgaaataaatatttgttcatttctcaagaaatataaactaagaattgaattgtttgtcttttgagcagtgtttacaatttttaaacgaaattctacgacaaatattaacttatatctcgagttatgtataaacatcaacatggaaattgttgctgcgtcaaatgctttgataatggtcttagaacttcgtttaaaatttgacaatgctcagataaaaatgagcaattatattcaatgtctgtaacttacgtgcaagcaacaattatccatttgctaaatacatataagcaacaCATAAGTTGACAGCGAatcaatgccgcaggtatggtcgtaaacccggaaaggagggagcacaactactctcggagtccgagataatgtggagtcccaccatggaggggtcgaaaaaggttcaacgAGACcgttcttaacgaatgccctccaaaactgctccataccacgagaaagaaaaGTCTCTTGGGGCtaggtacagcagtcaagctaagacgaaaactctgcggtctcgaaaaggttaaaataaacgaaaaagttGATGCTGTATGATCACaaggaagtaaacaaaatatacGGAGCCCCGAACCCTagtcccctgggtggtagccgtaaatgctaaccactaccccacctgacccccCTGCAGAATCACGCGACAttatgaaactatacgcggcttaagaaaagtaccgcatgaaaattaattaattacggccaaactaaggcccattcaacggaaccactactagttcagggatgtgttcaccattccaaaggccataaaaaatacggcactgaaaaaggaggagcaagtttcgtggcCTCCCCTTGTAAGCCTTATCTGTATACAGCTATTTGCAGCCATTGAGATCACTTCGTGTCCACTGTGAATTCATGGGCCACTGTCAAATTCTCAATTCTTTCTAAGTCATAGTTAAAGTTGGCTAATTAAAGGATTAACaagtacattttccattattcttGACATCAATTCCTCCATGCATGAAGTTATTTGTTTGCAACCCATAATAGTACTCACCGAATGCCTCTGTAGTAGAGTGCTGGGCCATAGTCAAGCTCTCAATTGGGTCCCCATCCTCGCCTGAATTAGGCTGGAAGCAATCATCAAGATACAAATCATGCATTAACAGTGGATTcaggatatttttataaatgattgactaaaaataatttataagacaTGTAACATAAAAATTTGGTATTCCTAAGGAATATTTTCTGcacaatataaatgttttttcaacactcagaaaattaaatatttcacgcATTTCTTTCATCATGAAAGCAGTCTATGATTTATGTTACGGCTACTttgcaatattatcttcattagataCCTCTGCAATTTATGTCTTTCTATTCAAACGATATCGTAAAAGAATTAAGTTTTCTTTGATAATGAAAGAACCGAAATAACATAATTGGAACTAAGTATctgtgtgaaaaaaatatgatgttgCCACATTTCAGAAAAAGATGTCCAAAACcaaatttttcggtaaaattgTCGAGATAATGATGAACAGCTCACATTCGTTAAGTGAAAAGTAGAAACGAATTATGATTTAAGTgctcaatgtgaaaaaatatgacCTGTGAATGTTGAACTGCACTTTTAGTATAAAGCATTGGTCATATATGCCCATATAGTGGGTCATTTGTAGACAGCCCCTGATGGACTACATCACTAAAAAGTTTGATTGCAATCTGAGACCTTGTGTTTCTTAATGAGCTATGATTTATCAGCCTAGGATTTTATATCGTAAAATAAGCATCTTCATGAGATACGATTTATTGGTTCCaggatttttcataataaaatagttaTCATATTGAGATGTGATTTATCAATAGCAGAATTTAACTAGCTAAAATTAAAAGCAAGTACACTGCAACACTTGCAgacaacataaaaaggaaaaaaatggcttcTTTTTAGATAAGAATGCCTGTTTTCAGTTCTTAGAAACTTGGAGCAAAATGGGTTACACTGTCTGTAAATACTCCAGCATcatcgtaattattagaaaaggaATCTTGAAGAACGCTCACTGTACTTCCAACGAACAGTACCTATCACTGGGGATCCACACTCCTTTATTGCAGGAGCACAGCCTTTTGTTACCCACTGCAAGGAAAGAGGTGAGATTCTTCAATTGTATAGAGCTTTAATTCGCTTGCACCCTCAACCCCTTCCCTTGCAGTGGAGGCAAGAAGGCCACTTGCCAAAGTGTCAATAAAAGTACGTTGGAATAATAACATTTATGACAGACACACCCTCTTTCTTCATACAACCTTTGTACAGCTGAAGGTGGTCCAACTCACGGTTCACTGCATATGATAATAAAACTTACCAGCTTATCGTTCCTGGGCAGTAGGCAGTCTTGCACAGgaatgcatatttcagtggtttggtcTTCTGTCTCCACAGAAGGCCCAGACTTGTTATCAGCTAATCCATCTCCTTCAATACTCTACAAAGAAGGTAAGAGTTATAACCAAACatctttttaaaatcaaaatttccttttttaacccGGTAACGTATGAATTAAAAAGTTCATGCCATACTTAAGGCAATCATTTATGTAAATGTCAATGAaactctgagtcattaggtgacaaatttattcttttaccactaagGGTTACGCCtggcggtaccatatggtaccaccaacatACTTGGCACCATAATATCCGAATATATTAGGCTCACCTCAAATTATAATTATACTTTATACGAGATGTACAGGCTAAAAAAATCGTAATTACATAAAAAACCTTTGTACATATTAGCAATACATggggcgtaagtaaagaaaatgaaatgcttgctctaaaataTTCCGTTTATTTTTTGGGCTAGTCGATAATTCCCAAATTTCAAACGGTTCTAAATGCCTTAAAAACAGCTTTAAAACAcctaaagttttggaaaatgtaATTAAGATGTTCTCCGCAATTTATATTTCTCATAAGTCCtgataaattacgataaataattaaaaaaagttacgtttaacatggcactaccagctggtaccatttggtaccgctaggcgttaacgggttaaattAGGGCTCCTTATAATAAGGAATGAGGATTGGGATTGTCAGTTAAGGGAATGGGAAAAATAGATTCTCATTCCAACTCTTAATTTGCTtctgcaaatataattttcagagttGTTCCTTATGAAAGgccaaaataactatttattcttATCTTAACTGTGGAGCCTTAGAATAGGAACCATTGATGTAgaacatattttcaatatatttattctgTTCTGGATctcttttaatattcaaatatgaaCTCCAAAAGAGAATATGTGGTGttatatttatgcagaaagaaaagaCACCTGAAAGTAACCTTcaatactaaaattatttcattcaactgtttttttaactatccctaatattattatccttaaacCTATCATGTAGAAAATTATGTATCAGGTATGAAACCAAGTTCCTGCTGTCTATCAATAGGTGGCTGTGGGATCGATCACTGCTGGATTTCGACATACTTGAAACACCATGACTGAAGCTTAGACACATGGTGCACAAACTACTCAACAACTATGATGAGTTTGTCTCCGCAATATATACTTATTCTTGGGTGATAATTTCTAAGTTTGCGCCAATTAACCAGTGATCGCGGGAAGAGTTGAATATCTTCTTTCAATCAATGAAAATAGTAGCTGAAATGCATGGCAGCTCCAAAAATTTTATGGTGATGCTGCTCTAAGGGAAACAATATGCCATGATTGGCTGCATTGCTTCAAAGACAGGTGTTTCAATGTTGACAACTGTCCATGAGAATAAAGAACAAAAGCCATCAAAGAAGCTGAATTGGAGCCATTGCTCAAAGAAGATCAATGCCAAACTCAAAAGAGCTTGCTTTGTATTAGTTATTACCATAAAGCCATTTCCAAGCACTTACATGCGTTGGAAGTAATGCAAAACCAAGAACCTAGGGTCCCTAATTATTCGACAGCGATTCTACAGCATAACAATGCTTGAATTGGCATTGCAAAACCTGCTAAAATCTAACAGGAAAATCTCAAATGGCAAGACCGAACTCACACGCAGAATTTCCCCAACATTGCACCATCTGATAATTACTCGTTCCGTTCGATGGTACACGTTCTGGCAGATCAGCAGTTTCGCTCatttgaaggcataaaaataaatggctTGATTCATGGGgagcctcaaaagatgaacactttaaCCATTATTGTCTTATAGCTCTGCTACAGTGACCGGGAAAAATTGCAGCTAGCGATGGACAACTTCCTCCCTCTGACATGTCACCTATAAGAAATCCAGATAGTCCATTTCTATAGTAGGGTGAATCAAACCCATAGAATACATTGCCCacagttttttaattattaatcgcATCAgccattataatacaaaataaataaatctaggGAATGAACATTTTAAAGTCAACATgtaggtgaaaaaattatttcaccacaGAAATCTGCATAGAGTCGAATATAtcctgaaaaaaatcactcaacaaCAATAAACATTCCATTGtgactttaaaaaatgatatCTGCCCACATGCTTCAATCTAACTGAATAAAATtgatcaacaaaataaaacattatccCATTTCAAATATCACGCAATTACTACACAAAATGATatcgaaacaaataaaaaaaggttttaaggAAACAGACCTCAAAATAGATCATAAGAATCAAAAATCTATGCATGAACTTAAATGCATCTCGTTTAAGCCGATATATTTGCATATGTTTACATCCACATGAGGCTATGCTTGACAACTGATAAACTAACTTTTAGGTCtctcacatttcattatttagtAGTAAATGGCTATGGATTTGTTTGTTCCTTTTCATATACTCCGGTTACCCTTTGGAATACTTAAAGAGGGAGTGTGGTACAGCCTAATGGATTTATTACCTTTATGAATTGATCAATGTTCAATATGAATGCCATACTTTCCTAGATATCATTGTTTAGTACACACCAAGTTTTGCCAGAAGACTAATGTCTTCAGTCGTTGCCACTGAACAAGcaactgcaacataaatagcatcTTGCCAAGGATTCACAGAAAGGGAAAAACCGTTTGTGGGAAATTGGTCTTCTAACACTTTTACATAGACCACGTACAAGGGCCATTCATTCCCCCGATTATTTTAGCTTGACAAAAAGCAGCCTCAATTTACAATTGATCGTTAATCGAAGTGCTTATAAAGTTAATATGAGATTCAGCGGCATCAAGCAATAAcacaatatttttcctcctcttgaGCCACCAAGTGATTAATCTATCACCATATTCAGTTAATCGTTACAAATTTATACAATAACTATTTCATTCCGCAAACACTCGTTTCCCTTCAGTTCTTTCTGCTGTCGACACAACGCAGGGGTGTCACTTTACACTCACCGAAACTTATGATGTACCAGGCTTCTAATAAGATTAGAAAAAAACGGAAAGTACTCACCGTGCAGTAATTTCTCGGTAAAAGTTTTCTCAGAACGGCGTTTGATTCCAAACAAgtgtttttgaaaacactgaattccgtgagtttcttcaaacacagtggacacatggtagtgggcaggccatctcccacagcaacctgagaTAGCAAAAAACAAGTAATTCGTCAACATAATTCGAAATTATCTGGGCAAACGCGACATGAAGTAACACCATTgtaaaaacattgataagaaaTAATATGTCCTTACTTGTAGACCGATTAAATCATGCAGGGCATCCTTAACAGTTGTTTTGCATTCTACTTCCGAattgaatatgttgtaataataaccatgattcttcctacaaagtctgcaacGTTCATTCCCTGAATTCCTTCCCGACGAATCCGTGATAATTACAGTGGTACGActcattttttcacttcaaaatctcatGCAATCTTTAAATCATACCAATCTTCAAAGaaatcatccacacagcactGACAACGATCACAAAATCCCAGAAGGAAACTACTTTCACTTGGATGATATGTGAAAACAATGAGGAGTGCTCAAGGAAAGGTCCATATAAGTCTGCTATTAATAAATCACCTCAAATACATATCACGATGCAACAGCATGGATAGAGGATATTATCAACAATTTTCATGATCATTTGACACGGTCACATCTGCGAAATAACCATATTATCGTAAGACCATGTATACAAGATTGGTTTAGAATCGCGGTTTTATAGTTGCTTTTTCTTCCGCTAAGGGCATACCTATAAAATAGGCCAAATATCCGTGTTTGAAGACCACTTGCTTTCCATTTGATACATCAAATggtcatttcatttgaaattcatcaatattccttttatttacgGAAGATTATCaactttttgttaaaattatatacatatataagaccAGAAAGGAATTTAAGCCCAATTTCAGCTCCCTTACAGTTACAATGCTTAACCCCCTTTTGTAAGCAAAAGGGTTTcagaatttctttattttgaagttcactaatgttttttccaaaataaacatGTCAGGACTCATGCAATAAAGCTCAATAatatatcagtttaaattaatgcaaatggAAGGATTCTTCATTTGTCGGTAGTAGGCCCACTGTATACTTAGTCTTCTCGTGGTAAGATACGCAGTTAAAGCCCTGAGTCTAAAATAATCTTTGCTTGACTGGGCTGTTGTAAACCAGGGTGTCAAAAgagtatttaagtattttatgtcTATTTGTTGCAATGTGATTTTTAGGTGATATTTAATGTGAGCTTCTTATAGTCCCTTTTATTGTAtatgtttccctattttataTCGGACAAGATAAGCAAAGAGTGTTTTAGAGTCCAGTTTTGTAGCTGCAATTCCTCCCGCTAGCGAACCTTGTATACCATCGAAAAAGATGAATTCTTGCATTCTGGACGTAAACTGATATAATATTGAGTTTATTTGCATGAACTCCGAAATGCCTACTTAGAAAACCTTTTCTGAATTGCACATTAAAGAAATTTGGGAATTATGTTTGTCACCGAGGCCACCGATATGGCGCTTAAATTCCACTTCTGAcccaaaaattaatatcaatagtTATTCTGTTACTTTAAAACCATTTAACGGATAGGTCATATCACTTcagtgaaattttcatgcattttgtctAAGGGAAAGAGGCTAATATTTAAAGCATAAATACAAACTCTTATGATTTAAAGGGGGAAATTCGGCTTCTTGCAGATGTGTCTCTAGTGGTAAAAACCGCAACTAAGAATCCTTCTAACTAAGTACACTAGCTACACCATAGACCTTGAATATAGCTAGATGGAGCATGACGTCACGAACATGAGGGAGGGATGAGGCGGAGGTTGGTCACGTGCTATGTGGCAGATCTTCCTTAACTCCGCACGTTGAAACATGGTTCACTCGTGTTGTGCCTACGCTTGCAAAGAAAGATTTGTAAAAGGAAATGGAATATCTTTTCACAGGTGAGATAATATCGTTTCAAGGTCCATATTGTATATACTTTTCTGTGCGTAAATGATTGTGGTGGATTATATTGAGagttttatgtatattttgtCACGGTGCGAGGATAGCATGAAAGGACTCACTTGCTCATCTCTCTGAATATTATCGCtagccaaattttttatttacttcttttggAATCAACTCATAGCAGTGTATTATCTTTTCTACGTACAATAGTTTTCCTAGTGACCTAGAACTGAAAAGGAAATGGATTATTGCGCTGAAAAGGGAGGGATTCGTGCCAACGCCATATTCCAAGCTTTGTTCAAAGCATTTTGCCAGGCAATGTTTTGTGCAAGAAAGATTCGGTGGCCGCTGGCTTAAGCCGGATGCTATTCCTTCACTATTCGAGTTTCCTCAtcatttgatgaagaaaaatacAGAAAGGAAACCGCCGAAATCGAGATCGTTATTAAGCGATTCTACACCATGTGAAGCGTTACATCCGGACAGTTTTGGTAAGTTTTTATACTTATTACTCATCTTTTGGATTTATTCATTCCTTGCAGAtcataaaaaagtttttctcttCTCAGAATCTGCACAATCCGATGAGATCAGACCACGTGGCGATGGAAATCCTCAAGTGGAATCACCTATACCAGGTAATAGTGTGGTAATTGATGAgcatgttttatttatgtttaattattgGTGTTAGCCATTGCTACGAGcatattaaaaggaaaataaaagaataaaaaaataatacgtttaCGTTGGTCCACAGTATATGTTTTATGTAAGTATTCACTAGTGTATTGCATAAATTggaattattgtttattattatcaagtaaGGTCAACTTTGGCGTCGTGTGTattgaattttcataattatcAAACGGGCTTACAGGAGTTATTTGCATATCATTGAGGAATGCTCATTCGGAACCCAGTAAGAGTTTGAAAGTATACGTACCGTGGAAAAGTACTAGGATTTATGATATGATATACATGGGTAACGTTAGTAAGCAGCTACAATATCATTGGGACGACTTGGGATGCTTCAAAATATGATTAATCTCCATCTATTAGTGTCATTCGGTGATGTCAGCCAAGCATATTTAACATCAGAATTATTGCAGTGAATTACGAAAACAACATTGCTGCTTATCTTCCAATTGgcatttattatttgttattctTGAGTTTACTGTTGTAGGTAAAATTTATTCAACAACAATGATTAGAGAGTGAAAGAGATTAATTTAACTCGAAATACCAACTCGGAATGCAATTCAATGCACAATAACAACATTGAATGGGTTAAATTTGATATATTGCAAGACGGTTGTAGCCAGGATTTGATTTgtattatgtattaataataattgtgaAGTTAAGATAGTAATTGTTTGGTCAACAATGTATTGGTGGCAGTTGTTGattaaatttatgaaacaaaattttgttGGTGCTTCAAATTGGTAGGATTGTTATGAGAAATCTTCAATAATGTCTAAGTTGGCTTGTTAGGTGATTAATTTGTTTCTATTCTGTCACTAAATACCTCATTGCTGATGATCCATTTGTTCAGTTATGGACTTACTTTATTCTCATTTAGTGGGATTGTTATGAGAACTCTTCAATAATGTCTAAGTTGGCTTGTTAGGTGATTAATTTGTTCCTATTCTGTCACTAAATACCTCATTGCTGATGATCCATTCGTTCAGTTGTGGGCTTACTTTATTCTCATTTAGTGGGATTGTTATGAGAACTCTTCAATAATGTCTAAGTTGGTTTGTTAGGTGATTAATTTGTTTCTATTCTGTCGCTAAATACCTCATTGCTGATGATCCATTCGTTCAGTTGTGGACTTACTTTATTCTCATTTAGTGGGATTGTTATGAGAACTCTTCAATAATGTCTAAGTTGGCTTGTTAGGTGATTAATTTGTTTCTATTCTGTCACTAAATACCTCATTGCTGGTGATCCATTCGTTCAGTTGTGGACTTACTTTATTCTCATTTAGTGGGATTGTTATGAGAACTCTTCAATAATGTCTTAGTTGGCTTGTTAGGTGATTAATTTGTTTCTATTCCGTCACTAAATACCTCATTGCTGATGATCCATTTGTTCAGTTGTGGGCTTACTTTATTCTCATTTAGTGGGATTGTTATGAGAACTCTTCAATAATGTCTTAGTTGGCTTGTTAGGTGATTAATTTGTTTCTATTCTGTCACTAAATACCTCATTGCTGATGATCCATTCGTTCAGTTGTGGACTTACTTTATTCTCATTTAGTGGGATTGTTatgaaaactcttcaataatgTCTTAGTTGGCTTGttagatgaataatttgtttctattCTGTCACTAAATACCTCATTGCTGAATATCCATTCGTTCAGTTGTGGGCTTACTTTATTCTCATTTAGTGGGATTGTTATGAGAACTCTTCAATAATGTCTTAGTTGGCTTGttagatgaataatttgtttctattCTGTCACTAAATACCTCATTGCTGATGATCCATTCGTTAAGTTGTGGGCTTACTTTATTCTCATTTAGTGGGATTGTTATGAGAACTCTTCAATAATGTCTTAGTTGGCTTGttagatgaataatttgtttctattCTGTCACTAAATACCTCATTGCTGATGATCCATTCGTTCAGTTGTGGACTTACTTTATTCTCATTTAGTGGGATTGTTATGAGAACTCTTCAATAATGTCTAAGTTGGCTTGTTAGGTGATTAATTTGTTTCTATTCTGTCACTAAATACCTCATTGCTGATGATCCATTCGTTCAGTTGTGGGCTTACTTTATTCTCATTTAGTGGGATTGTTATGAGAACTCTTCAATAATGTCTTAGTTGGCTTGttagatgaataatttgtttctattCTGTCACTAAATACCTCATTGCTGATGATCCATTCGTTAAGTTGTGGGCTTACTTTATTCTCATTTAGTGGGATTGTTATGAGAACTCTTCAATAATGTCTTAGTTGGCTTGttagatgaataatttgtttctattCTGTCACTAAATACCTCATTGCTGATGATCCATTCGTTAAGTTGTGGGCTTACTATATTCTCATTTAGTGGGATTGTTACTGAATTGAAAACTGGCTGAATTGAAAACCTGCAGACACATCACACACATTTTATGTTAGTAGTGCTAATTCTTACATTAGAGTGATATATGACATTATGCCTAGAGTTATCATGATTCTCTTTTCATTGCTAGGACCCTCCAGAGAGAGGAAACGACCTCTTCGGTACCTGGGCGACTTCTCAGAGGTTGAGATGACGTCGCCTACAAAGGCGAGAAAATTTTTGACTCTTGCAAAGGATCAGATTGAATTGCAAAAGAAGAGGATTAAATATTTGCAGACAAAGGAATCAAGGCTGAAGAAACAAATTGATTCTCTTAAGTCCCTTTTAAATGATGTGAAGGGGAAGTTTAATATGAGTGATGGTGCTTGCTCCACTCTAGAGGTAAGATTGACTTAGCCAAAAGGCTCTGCTTGGCCATTGATGAGTAGACTTCTACTTCGTAAatgatttttgcatattttgatttttgatgtGGAGGTTTTTATTCAGTGGGTAACTAACTCCTCTTTGCATTACAGACGTCAGTCCCAGCATGTGTGAAGGAGATGGTTTGCAGAATGGAGCAAGGTGCTTCTCATGCAAAGTATCCGGAGGAGCTGAGGAGCTTTGCATTGACCCTGAACTTCTATAGCGCCAAGGCATACAATTATGTTAGGAGTACTTTCAGCCTTGGTCTCCCTCATCCAGCTACTCTGAGAAAATGGTACAGTGTGGTAGATGGTGCACCTGGCATGACCTCAGAGGCATTAAGTATGCTGAAAATGAAAGCAGATGAGGCAAGGCATGAAGGTAAGAAGATATACTGTGGGCT
Coding sequences within it:
- the LOC124172101 gene encoding uncharacterized protein LOC124172101 is translated as MSRTTVIITDSSGRNSGNERCRLCRKNHGYYYNIFNSEVECKTTVKDALHDLIGLQVAVGDGLPTTMCPLCLKKLTEFSVFKNTCLESNAVLRKLLPRNYCTSIEGDGLADNKSGPSVETEDQTTEICIPVQDCLLPRNDKLPNSGEDGDPIESLTMAQHSTTEAFGLLRMKMSVASTQCPARKGPTHLAAPHHLLQRRPESRALIQGSQLLKKCPRKYHQLRISMMNVLVPNLWWHKLIPRLEQPE